The Faecalibacterium prausnitzii genome includes a window with the following:
- a CDS encoding SMP-30/gluconolactonase/LRE family protein gives MRIGLVELLLILLIASLTIGPSAALWVDRWMRRAQKTSAAAARRRAAQEAQRAAEREEVLQRFQKLSIVFVLCAAAALIWGLVLRPIEAAPTPYTAPDVRQETGAQTAAEGGVLELAPYTEISALRENNGWLYAAAKSGKNGCLLRMQPDGTGRTEVLTTAGEITDFAFAPDGTIWMTTLESEGGRLYRVNSDQWGVTVELIVSQIDGRALSCPTAVAAASDGAVYFTDLAAARAQHGVESALRTELTAHTGTGSVYVYDPAARTVETVLTGIAGASGLALDEAAETLYVSDLGSRCVWAVDTAARDLTAGGKGCSTHLYGLPGYPGALALDADGTLYISYRWARSGWLEDHAGRTLLRGMALRLSQTMQEGLFSLSASDIRAEAVAPASGSWQRTIPGGSSGSTTALCPVGSRVYLAISGETKLHWVRV, from the coding sequence ATGCGGATCGGACTTGTTGAATTGCTGCTCATCCTGCTCATCGCATCGCTGACCATCGGCCCCAGTGCGGCGCTCTGGGTGGACCGCTGGATGCGCCGCGCCCAGAAGACCAGCGCTGCAGCGGCCCGCCGCCGGGCAGCGCAGGAGGCCCAGCGTGCCGCCGAGCGGGAAGAGGTGCTGCAGCGGTTCCAGAAGCTGAGCATCGTCTTTGTGCTCTGCGCTGCGGCGGCCCTCATCTGGGGGCTGGTGCTGCGGCCCATCGAGGCCGCGCCCACGCCCTACACCGCCCCGGACGTCCGACAGGAGACCGGGGCGCAGACCGCCGCCGAAGGCGGCGTTCTGGAACTGGCCCCCTACACGGAGATCTCCGCCCTGCGGGAGAACAACGGCTGGCTCTACGCCGCCGCCAAATCCGGCAAGAACGGCTGCCTGCTGCGGATGCAGCCGGACGGCACCGGCCGGACCGAAGTGCTGACAACGGCAGGCGAGATCACCGATTTCGCCTTTGCACCGGACGGCACCATCTGGATGACAACGTTGGAATCGGAGGGCGGGCGGCTCTACCGGGTGAACAGCGACCAGTGGGGCGTGACGGTGGAACTCATCGTGAGCCAGATCGACGGCCGCGCCCTCTCCTGCCCCACGGCAGTGGCTGCCGCATCGGACGGCGCGGTCTACTTCACCGACCTTGCCGCCGCCCGCGCCCAGCACGGCGTGGAGAGCGCCCTGCGCACCGAACTGACTGCCCACACCGGCACCGGAAGCGTCTACGTCTACGACCCCGCCGCCCGCACGGTGGAGACTGTCCTGACCGGCATTGCCGGGGCCTCCGGCCTTGCGCTGGATGAGGCAGCGGAGACGCTCTATGTCTCCGACCTGGGGAGCCGCTGCGTCTGGGCGGTGGACACCGCCGCCCGCGACCTAACGGCTGGGGGCAAAGGCTGCTCGACCCATCTGTACGGTCTGCCCGGCTACCCCGGTGCCCTGGCGCTGGACGCGGACGGCACGCTCTACATCAGCTACCGCTGGGCCCGGTCCGGCTGGCTGGAAGACCACGCCGGGCGCACTCTGCTGCGGGGCATGGCCCTGCGGCTGAGCCAGACGATGCAGGAGGGGCTGTTCTCCCTCTCGGCCAGCGACATCCGCGCCGAGGCGGTCGCACCCGCCAGCGGCAGCTGGCAGCGGACGATCCCCGGCGGCAGCTCCGGCAGCACCACGGCGCTCTGCCCGGTGGGCAGCCGGGTCTATCTGGCCATTTCCGGGGAAACAAAACTGCACTGGGTCAGGGTGTGA
- a CDS encoding glycosyltransferase family 32 protein: protein MSIPKVLHYCWFGGAPKPKNIQNCIRSWKKYCPDYEIIEWNEQNFDVSQSLYTRQAYDARRWAFVADYARLKILYEQGGIYMDTDVELLRPLDDLLAYPAFFGFQHNNEVATGLGFGAEARSPVVKALLDDYDSLPFLLPDGSCDLTPCPKRNLPIFARFGIRADGTRQSTPEMEVFPVEYFCPVAYAGSTCDITPNTYSIHHYHSSWKEKSRAMRFDEEVMEPLLGAKFYYRYYRPFRRALGARRKKWRT, encoded by the coding sequence ATGAGCATCCCGAAAGTTCTCCACTACTGCTGGTTTGGCGGCGCGCCCAAACCCAAAAACATCCAGAACTGCATCCGCAGCTGGAAAAAATACTGCCCGGACTATGAGATCATCGAGTGGAACGAGCAGAACTTCGACGTTTCCCAGTCACTTTACACCCGGCAGGCCTACGATGCCCGCCGCTGGGCCTTTGTGGCCGACTATGCCCGCCTGAAGATCCTGTACGAGCAGGGCGGCATCTACATGGACACCGACGTCGAGCTGCTCCGCCCGCTGGACGACCTGCTGGCGTATCCGGCCTTCTTCGGCTTCCAGCACAACAACGAGGTCGCCACCGGCCTTGGCTTCGGGGCCGAGGCCCGCAGCCCGGTGGTGAAAGCCCTGCTGGATGATTACGACAGCCTGCCCTTCCTGCTGCCGGACGGCAGCTGCGACCTGACCCCCTGCCCGAAACGAAATCTTCCCATCTTTGCCCGGTTCGGCATCCGGGCCGACGGCACCCGCCAGTCCACCCCGGAGATGGAAGTCTTTCCGGTGGAGTATTTCTGCCCGGTGGCCTATGCCGGTTCCACCTGCGACATCACCCCCAATACCTACTCCATCCACCATTACCATTCCAGCTGGAAGGAGAAGAGCCGGGCCATGCGGTTCGACGAAGAGGTGATGGAGCCGCTCCTCGGCGCAAAGTTCTATTACCGGTACTACCGTCCGTTCCGCCGCGCTCTGGGTGCGCGGCGGAAAAAATGGCGCACCTGA